Part of the Candidatus Thiothrix putei genome, ATGGAGCGCGTTTCCTGTGTTTCTTCACGGCGGCGGATTTGGTTGGCTTCGGCCTTTTTCTCGGCTTCGACGACTTGCGCCAAAATCGCCTTCATATCACCGGGCAACACGATGTCACGCGCCCCGACGGTTTTCAGGTCGATGCCGTAAGCCGCTGCTTTTTCCGCAACCGTTTGCTGGATGGATTGGTTGAGCAGGTTTTTGTCTGCCAGCAATTCGTCCAGCGTTTGGGTGGAAACCACCGCACGTAACGCCAGTTGCAGCTCGCGGTACAGGTAGTCCTTGTGGTCTGCCAGTGCCGTTTTGACTTGCTGCGGGTCAACAATCTGCCACATGGCGGAGAGGTTGATGCGCAAGCCTACACGGTCTTTGGTGAGGATTTCCTGACCGTTAACCTCCATGTTTTGCAGGCGGCAATCGAGTTGCGTGACCTTGATCGTGTGGTTGAATTGCCACCAAACGTGCGTACCTGCTGTCAGTATTTCGCGCTGTTCGCCGTCGACTTCCAGAAAGCCGGTGTGACCTTCGGGGATGGTCGCCATCACCAACGCGTTTAACGCCGCCGCCCGTAAGGTGGCATCTTTTGCGGTCAGCAATTGGCTTGCCAAGGCTTTGGGCAGCTTGAAATCGGTGCTGATGTCGATTTTACGCACTTCAATGCTGCGCTGACCTTGCCAGCACGCGCCACGTTGCGCAGGCGGCTTGATGTCTTTCAGCACCTTGTCTTGGTACAGCAAACCGACTTCCTGTTCGCCGGTTTCCCAGCGATGGATATGCGCGGCGAATTTGTCGGCGTGCAAGTCGGCAAGGCTGACGACATCCTCCGGCACGAAGGTTTGCGCACTGCCCGTGACGGCGAATTGCTGTACGCGGTACTGATTTTTCCAGCCGTAAAAGGTGTGGACACCCGCAGGCAGGATTTGCGCGAACTGTTCGTCTTTGAACAACAGCCCGCGATGTGTTTCTGGAACAATAATTTTGGTTTTGAATAACATGGCGTTGTCCTTTAAAAATTGGGTGGCATTCCCCCACACCCGTGCAGGCTTGACGGTTTGTGCCGGATGGGAAATCCGCGTGAGCCGAAGCCGTTGCGGTTTCGCACCTCGCAGACCCACCGTCAAGGCGGCGCGGGTGTTGGTCGTTGCTGTCTGCCCATTCCTGCCGCAGCATTCCTGAGCGTCGGGCATTGACCGTGGTGGTTTGCCGTTTGTTTGCCCTTGCGGGCTAAGTTACCGTTTCAGGGTAAGTTCACTAGCCGGAGTCGAACCGACGACAACCAGATACCAGATCCAGTGCTCTACCAGACTGAGCTACAGTGATGGGGCAGCCAGTTGGAGTCGAACCAACGACCGACCGGATTTCCGGTTGCTCTACCAGACTGAGCTATGGCTGCATGGTTTTGACGATCAGAACAGATACGCGGGTACACCAGCGGTGGTCGCGTCAGGCAGGCGGTTGAACCTGCTCCACAAGTAACGAAAGTCGTGAATGGTTTTGCAAGGGGTGTGCCAAGTTTGTTGGTATTTTTTAAGCTATTGATAATGATTGATTTTATTTGTTTTCCCGATTCGGAGGGAGAACGGGGCAATGGAATTAATTATCTATAAAGATAGGAATCTATTTTCATGAAAGAAACAGCACGCTATCTCAACACAGACCTTGACCTGATTGCTGAGCAGGATTTGACGCTTCTGGTGCAGGTGTTGGAAGCCAACGGCTTTTATTCATTGCACGCTGGGGTTGGCGATGACGGCAAATGGTATGCAACCTTAGAAATCAATGAAGTGGCTGACGAGGCATTGCATCTGCGCCAGCCTGAGCTGACTATTGTGCTCATGCTTGATGCTATCGAAGCACTGGATGCTTCAGCCCGTGCTCTTTGGGATGCTTGCATGAGCAAAACATTGGACATTGGTTATCAGTGTGGTGATGGGATGGGAGTCAGGAATGCGCTGACGAATGCAACCCTAACCCGCATGACTGCTTTAGGGGTGGATGTGTATATCTCGCTGTATCCGTGCGAATCGGACAACATTGCGGAATCCGTGCTTCAACCGCTATGATGAGTTCATGAAAAACGCTAACCGAGGTGTTAGAAATGCAAGTTACACTCGATGTCCCTGAACAATTCGGGCTGGACTACACGCTTCCCGAACTTGCCAAACAAATCAAGCTGTATGCGGCTCTCGCCATGTTTCAGGCGGGTAAAATATCCGCAGGATTTGCCTGTGAGTTTGCAGGTGTAGACCGCTACCGCTTTTACGAAGAATGCGCAAAACACAAAATCCCTGTCATCAACTACGAACCCGGCGAACTCGAAGCGGAGTTGGAGGCATTGCGGGATTTATGATTATTGTTGCGGATAGTTCTGCCTTGGTTGCATTGGCAGTATGCAATGGATTGCACCTGTTGGACGCGCTTTATCAACAAGTCCGTGTGCCGCGTGCGGTGTTTGAGGAATGTGTTATTGCAGGCAAGCCCGCTGCTGAAAAACTGCTAGCCTACCTGAGTGACAAAACGGTGGATGTTGATTTGTCTGGTTTAGTCATCACCGCTAACGGGCTTGGAGCGGGTGAATTACAGGCGATGGCGCTGTACAAGCACTTGAATGCTCAACATTTACTGATTGATGATCAACGCGCCAAAAAAGTAGCATCACTTAATGCCATTAAAGCTATTGGTAGCTTGGGGTTGTTGTTGCGAGCCAAGGAAAAAGGGCTGATTGCGGCAATCAAGCCCTATGCGATGATTATCCAGCAGGCAAATCTGTATCTCAGCGACGTGGTGGTAACTGAGGCTTTGCGGTTGGCGGGGGAATGATTTTCATCCCTTCACACACACTACCTGCCTGAACGTATGCAGCACTCCCACCAAATCACTCTACTCCGCCATCACCTTATCAATCGGCTTATAAGCCGAGGGTGTTTCATCAATCACCGCCTCATCCACGCGGCATTCCACCCCCTCAACAGCGCGTTTATGCTCATCCAGTGACACGCGACATCACGCGCCCCGCGCCGTG contains:
- a CDS encoding slipin family protein, producing the protein MPDAQECCGRNGQTATTNTRAALTVGLRGAKPQRLRLTRISHPAQTVKPARVWGNATQFLKDNAMLFKTKIIVPETHRGLLFKDEQFAQILPAGVHTFYGWKNQYRVQQFAVTGSAQTFVPEDVVSLADLHADKFAAHIHRWETGEQEVGLLYQDKVLKDIKPPAQRGACWQGQRSIEVRKIDISTDFKLPKALASQLLTAKDATLRAAALNALVMATIPEGHTGFLEVDGEQREILTAGTHVWWQFNHTIKVTQLDCRLQNMEVNGQEILTKDRVGLRINLSAMWQIVDPQQVKTALADHKDYLYRELQLALRAVVSTQTLDELLADKNLLNQSIQQTVAEKAAAYGIDLKTVGARDIVLPGDMKAILAQVVEAEKKAEANQIRRREETQETRSMHNTAKVMEGNPVLLRLKELEILEKITGRISTLNVYGGLDGVMNDLVKLTDKGKAA
- a CDS encoding UPF0175 family protein, with amino-acid sequence MQVTLDVPEQFGLDYTLPELAKQIKLYAALAMFQAGKISAGFACEFAGVDRYRFYEECAKHKIPVINYEPGELEAELEALRDL
- a CDS encoding DUF3368 domain-containing protein yields the protein MIIVADSSALVALAVCNGLHLLDALYQQVRVPRAVFEECVIAGKPAAEKLLAYLSDKTVDVDLSGLVITANGLGAGELQAMALYKHLNAQHLLIDDQRAKKVASLNAIKAIGSLGLLLRAKEKGLIAAIKPYAMIIQQANLYLSDVVVTEALRLAGE